A genomic window from Micromonospora violae includes:
- the fxsT gene encoding FxSxx-COOH system tetratricopeptide repeat protein yields MNNDRDGQVVTFYSFKGGTGRTMALANVAWILAASGRRVLVADWDLESPGLHRFFHPFLDAEAIQGTSGVIDMIRDYEWETTRVDDRPDRWMEQYARVGRHAFSLRWNFPDGGGLDFLSAGRQNSDYAVSVSGLDWDNFYNRLGGAQFFEALRADMKRQYDFTLIDSRTGLSDVADICTLHLPDTLVDCFTLSDQGIDGAARVAHSVRDRYRRRDIRVLPVPMRVDQAEKERAEAGRLLAMRRFAGLPAGMTEAERRRYWAAVEVPYRPFYAYEETLATFGDPPGSPTSLLAAFETLTGVLTDGAVTALPVMDESVRERGKARFRRRTEAIDDQIVLRYAPEDAIWAEWLERVLSSAGMQVVEPTAAVGSAGTPAPRTLTVVSPAYVATPSGGLPERDTSTGSTALAVYVADLRPLAEFPSQSSTNLVNVSAATAVERVLRLVGRPVPSSADGPAGGATRYPGTEPLIFNAPNRNARFTGREDDLARLRAQLQSGGSAVVLPVALQGMGGVGKTQVALEYVHRFKAAYDVVWWIVADPPQFVDTALADLAGRLGILVGPTLPDTVRSVLQVLGRGEPYERWLVVLDNAEELDQIEPFLPQGPGHVLLTSRNRAWGDRANPIQVDVFDRTESVAHLAQRVPTISAEEADRVAEALGDLPIAVAAAGAWLADTGTSVADYLRQIERHGPSALSVEATWDLSLNRLLEQAPAAYRLLQLCSVLAPEIALDLIYSDEMAAALVPFDPSVSERLVRGALVQQINRLALLKLDVQGGRVQVHRLLQAVVRDRMTDDEIAAARHQVHLVLAASRPRGDVDDPTTWARLRMLWPHLEVSEALTCPDEPVCQLLIDRVRYLWQRGGLDQADVFSQEVDETWSARLGDTREEVEASALGRQLLHLRFNRANILRSLGRFSEARDLDEAVLAEQRRLLGTLHPHSLMTAGSLGADLRALGRYADALDQDRSTYASWLQGFGEDHPRTLSAANNLAVSYRLVGDYRSARRWDDEVFQRRRVVLGHNHPYTLVSAVRLGSDLREAGEYERSATLLRTVYDTCCEVLGPEDGQSLAAQVNLAVSLRSSGRGSEAAPLFEAAYRELDDRFGPDNPDTVACRSSRAANLLAVGDAARALTEMTAVRLAFEERLRLGPEHPHALATVSNISAAERALGRRSDALASAARAVTELRKVLGPDHPHTLAAEVNQAVCLAEEGDWASARDRLRETAGRLATVIGADHPDTLRCLGDLALVARRAGDGPATEDVGVVADRLAEVIGVEHPTVQTLRERRFVVRVIDPHTI; encoded by the coding sequence ATGAACAACGATCGCGACGGCCAGGTCGTCACCTTCTACTCGTTCAAGGGTGGAACGGGTCGGACGATGGCGCTGGCCAACGTGGCCTGGATCCTGGCGGCCAGCGGCCGGCGGGTGCTGGTCGCCGACTGGGACCTTGAGTCACCTGGTCTGCACCGCTTCTTCCACCCGTTCCTCGACGCCGAGGCGATCCAGGGCACCAGCGGCGTGATCGACATGATCCGTGACTACGAGTGGGAGACCACCCGGGTCGACGACCGGCCGGACCGCTGGATGGAGCAGTACGCCCGGGTCGGGCGACACGCGTTCTCGCTGCGCTGGAACTTCCCCGACGGTGGCGGCCTCGACTTCCTCTCCGCCGGCCGGCAGAACAGCGACTACGCCGTGTCGGTGAGCGGGCTGGACTGGGACAACTTCTACAACCGGCTGGGCGGGGCGCAGTTCTTCGAGGCGCTGCGCGCGGACATGAAGCGCCAGTACGACTTCACCCTGATCGACAGTCGGACGGGGTTGAGCGACGTCGCCGACATCTGCACCCTGCACCTGCCGGACACCCTGGTCGACTGCTTCACGCTCAGCGACCAGGGCATCGACGGCGCGGCCCGGGTGGCGCACTCGGTGCGGGACCGGTACCGGCGGCGCGACATCCGGGTCCTGCCGGTGCCGATGCGGGTCGACCAGGCCGAGAAGGAGCGCGCCGAGGCGGGTCGTCTGCTGGCCATGCGCCGGTTCGCCGGTTTGCCGGCCGGCATGACCGAGGCGGAACGGCGGCGTTACTGGGCCGCGGTGGAGGTCCCGTACCGGCCGTTCTACGCGTACGAGGAGACCCTCGCCACGTTCGGCGACCCGCCCGGCTCGCCGACGTCGCTGCTGGCCGCGTTCGAGACGCTGACCGGGGTCCTCACCGACGGCGCGGTGACCGCGCTGCCGGTGATGGACGAGTCGGTGCGGGAACGGGGCAAGGCCCGGTTCCGTCGACGCACCGAGGCGATCGACGACCAGATCGTGCTCCGGTACGCGCCGGAGGACGCCATCTGGGCCGAGTGGTTGGAGCGGGTGCTCAGCTCGGCCGGGATGCAGGTGGTGGAACCCACCGCCGCGGTCGGGTCGGCCGGTACGCCGGCCCCGCGGACGTTGACAGTGGTCTCGCCGGCCTACGTGGCGACCCCGTCCGGTGGTCTGCCGGAGCGTGACACCAGCACCGGCTCCACCGCCCTCGCCGTGTACGTCGCCGACCTGCGCCCACTGGCGGAGTTCCCGTCCCAGAGTTCCACCAACCTGGTCAACGTCAGCGCCGCGACCGCCGTGGAGCGGGTGTTGCGGCTGGTCGGCCGTCCGGTGCCGTCGTCGGCGGACGGGCCGGCGGGCGGGGCGACCCGGTATCCCGGCACCGAGCCGTTGATCTTCAATGCGCCCAACCGGAACGCCCGGTTCACCGGTCGTGAGGACGACCTGGCGCGGCTGCGCGCGCAGTTGCAGAGCGGGGGCAGCGCGGTGGTGCTGCCGGTCGCCCTGCAGGGCATGGGCGGTGTCGGCAAGACGCAGGTGGCCCTGGAGTACGTGCACCGGTTCAAGGCCGCGTACGACGTGGTCTGGTGGATCGTGGCGGACCCGCCGCAGTTCGTCGACACCGCGCTGGCCGACCTCGCCGGTCGCCTCGGCATCCTCGTCGGGCCGACCCTGCCCGACACGGTCCGGTCGGTGTTGCAGGTGCTCGGCCGTGGTGAGCCGTACGAGCGGTGGCTGGTCGTGCTGGACAACGCCGAAGAGCTCGACCAGATCGAGCCCTTCCTGCCGCAGGGCCCCGGGCACGTTCTGCTGACCTCCCGTAACCGCGCCTGGGGTGACCGGGCGAACCCGATCCAGGTGGACGTCTTCGACCGCACCGAGAGCGTGGCGCACCTCGCCCAGCGGGTGCCCACGATCAGCGCCGAGGAGGCCGACCGGGTGGCCGAGGCGCTCGGCGACCTGCCGATCGCGGTGGCGGCGGCGGGCGCCTGGCTCGCCGACACCGGCACGTCGGTCGCCGACTACCTGCGGCAGATCGAGCGGCACGGCCCCAGCGCCCTCTCCGTGGAGGCCACCTGGGACCTGTCGCTGAACCGCCTGCTCGAGCAGGCGCCCGCGGCGTACCGGTTGTTGCAGCTCTGTTCGGTGCTGGCCCCGGAGATCGCCCTGGACCTCATCTACAGCGACGAGATGGCGGCGGCCCTGGTGCCGTTCGACCCGTCGGTGTCGGAGCGGCTCGTGCGCGGTGCCCTGGTCCAGCAGATCAACCGCCTGGCGCTGCTCAAACTCGACGTGCAGGGCGGTCGGGTCCAGGTGCACCGGCTGTTGCAGGCGGTGGTCCGGGACCGGATGACCGATGACGAGATCGCCGCCGCCCGACACCAGGTGCACCTGGTGCTGGCCGCGTCCCGGCCCCGCGGCGACGTGGACGACCCGACCACCTGGGCCCGGCTGCGCATGCTGTGGCCGCACCTGGAGGTTTCCGAGGCGCTGACCTGCCCCGACGAGCCGGTGTGTCAGCTGCTGATCGACCGGGTCCGTTATCTGTGGCAGCGCGGCGGTCTGGACCAGGCCGACGTGTTCAGCCAGGAGGTGGACGAGACCTGGAGCGCCCGGCTCGGCGACACCCGCGAGGAGGTCGAGGCGTCGGCGCTGGGCCGGCAGCTGCTGCACCTGCGGTTCAACCGGGCGAACATCTTGCGCAGCCTGGGCCGGTTCAGCGAGGCCCGGGACCTGGACGAGGCGGTGCTGGCCGAGCAGCGCCGACTGCTGGGCACGTTGCACCCGCACAGTCTGATGACCGCCGGTAGCCTCGGCGCTGACCTGCGGGCGCTCGGCCGCTACGCCGACGCCCTGGATCAGGACCGGTCCACCTACGCCTCCTGGCTCCAGGGGTTCGGCGAGGACCACCCCCGGACGTTGAGCGCGGCCAACAACCTCGCCGTCTCGTACCGGCTGGTCGGCGACTACCGGTCGGCCCGTCGCTGGGACGACGAGGTGTTCCAGCGGCGGCGGGTGGTGCTCGGCCACAACCATCCCTACACTCTCGTCTCCGCCGTGCGGCTGGGCAGTGACCTGCGGGAGGCCGGCGAGTACGAGAGGTCGGCCACCCTGCTGCGCACGGTGTACGACACGTGCTGCGAGGTGCTCGGGCCGGAGGACGGCCAGAGTCTCGCCGCTCAGGTCAACCTGGCGGTGTCGCTGCGCAGCTCCGGTCGGGGCAGTGAGGCCGCGCCGCTGTTCGAGGCGGCCTACCGGGAGCTCGACGACCGCTTCGGTCCGGACAATCCAGACACGGTGGCGTGCCGGTCGAGTCGTGCGGCGAACCTGTTGGCGGTCGGTGACGCGGCTCGGGCACTGACCGAGATGACCGCGGTGCGTCTGGCGTTCGAGGAGCGACTCCGGCTCGGTCCGGAGCACCCGCACGCGTTGGCGACGGTGAGCAACATCTCGGCGGCGGAGCGTGCCCTCGGGCGCCGATCGGACGCGCTCGCGTCGGCGGCCCGGGCGGTCACCGAGTTGCGTAAGGTGCTCGGGCCGGACCACCCGCACACGCTCGCGGCCGAGGTCAACCAGGCGGTGTGCCTCGCCGAGGAGGGTGACTGGGCGTCGGCACGGGACCGGCTGCGGGAGACGGCCGGCCGGTTGGCCACGGTGATTGGCGCGGACCACCCGGACACGCTGCGCTGCCTCGGTGATCTCGCACTGGTGGCGCGGAGGGCCGGTGACGGCCCCGCCACCGAGGACGTCGGGGTGGTGGCGGACCGGTTGGCCGAGGTGATCGGGGTGGAGCATCCGACCGTGCAGACCCTGCGGGAACGGCGGTTCGTGGTCCGGGTGATCGACCCGCACACGATCTGA
- a CDS encoding alpha/beta fold hydrolase: MTRQEATQRTVTTSDGRHLAVETSGAPDGPAVFLLHGTPGSRSGPRPRGIVVYRLGVHLVCYDRPGYGDSDRHEGRRVADAAADVAAIADDLGIDRFAVVGRSGGGPHALACAALLPDRVTRAAVLVGLAPAGAPDLDWYAGMAESNVEDYGQADEDLAELTLNLKVRAEEARRDPMTLLDFLRPQLPDEDIRVVDDVAIRRLLTDMYAEALRHGPEGWIDDVLAIRRGWGFDLGAIQAEVRLWHGEQDRFSPVEHSHWLASQIPRAEVQVQPGAAHFGAVEILPQTLTWLATPDLATSPQV; the protein is encoded by the coding sequence GTGACGCGACAAGAGGCGACGCAGCGCACCGTCACGACGTCGGACGGACGGCACCTCGCGGTGGAGACCTCGGGCGCACCGGACGGACCGGCCGTCTTCCTGTTGCACGGCACCCCGGGCAGCCGCAGTGGCCCCCGGCCCCGAGGCATCGTCGTCTACCGCCTCGGCGTACACCTCGTCTGCTACGACCGCCCCGGGTACGGCGACTCCGACCGGCACGAGGGTCGACGGGTGGCCGACGCCGCGGCCGACGTGGCGGCGATCGCCGACGACCTCGGCATCGACCGGTTCGCGGTGGTCGGCCGATCCGGTGGCGGGCCACATGCCCTGGCCTGCGCCGCGCTGCTACCGGACCGGGTCACCCGGGCCGCCGTGCTGGTGGGGCTCGCCCCGGCCGGGGCACCCGACCTCGACTGGTACGCGGGCATGGCGGAATCGAACGTCGAGGACTACGGGCAGGCCGACGAGGACCTGGCTGAGCTCACGCTCAACCTGAAGGTCCGGGCGGAGGAGGCTCGCCGAGACCCGATGACGCTGCTGGACTTCCTCCGCCCCCAACTGCCCGACGAGGACATCCGGGTCGTCGACGACGTCGCGATCCGTCGACTGCTGACCGACATGTACGCCGAGGCGCTGCGGCACGGCCCCGAAGGGTGGATCGACGACGTGCTGGCGATCCGCCGCGGCTGGGGGTTCGACCTGGGCGCCATCCAGGCGGAGGTCCGGCTCTGGCACGGCGAACAGGATCGGTTCTCCCCGGTGGAACACTCCCACTGGCTCGCCTCGCAGATCCCCCGCGCCGAGGTGCAGGTGCAGCCCGGCGCCGCGCACTTCGGGGCGGTGGAGATCCTGCCGCAGACCCTGACCTGGCTGGCCACGCCGGACCTCGCGACCAGCCCGCAAGTCTGA
- the miaB gene encoding tRNA (N6-isopentenyl adenosine(37)-C2)-methylthiotransferase MiaB: MARTYNVVTYGCQMNVHDSERISGLLEQAGYVRAVPTDDTPDIVVFNTCAVRENADNRLYGNLGRLRPVKDKHPGMQIAVGGCLAQKDRGDIVRKAPWVDVVFGTHNIGALPVLLERARHNAAAEVEILEALDVFPSTLPTRRESTYAGWVSISVGCNNTCTFCIVPALRGKEKDRRPGDILSEVRALVDEGVLEVTLLGQNVNSYGVEFGDRYAFGKLLRACGDIDGLERVRFTSPHPKDFTDDVIAAMAETPNVCHSLHMPLQSGSDDVLRAMRRSYRSERYLGIIEKVRAAMPDAAITTDIIVGFPGETEADFQRTLDVVREARFSSAFTFQYSKRPGTPAATMDDQLPKQVVQERYERLVAAVEEITWAENKRLVGETVEVLVAVGEGRKDERTGRMSGRARDGRLVHFATETADGESLAGQIRPGDIVHTTITYAAPHHLNADGAPVAHRRTRAGDAAEAGRSPRTPGVLLGLPTIGAPPVAPAPAAGCAAH, translated from the coding sequence GTGGCTAGGACCTACAACGTCGTGACGTACGGCTGCCAGATGAACGTGCACGATTCTGAGCGAATCTCCGGCCTGCTCGAACAGGCCGGCTACGTGCGCGCGGTGCCGACCGACGACACCCCGGACATCGTCGTCTTCAACACCTGCGCGGTGCGGGAGAACGCGGACAACCGGCTCTACGGCAACCTCGGCCGCCTGCGCCCGGTGAAGGACAAGCATCCCGGAATGCAGATCGCGGTCGGCGGCTGCCTGGCCCAGAAGGACCGGGGCGACATCGTTCGCAAGGCGCCCTGGGTGGATGTGGTCTTCGGCACCCACAACATCGGCGCGCTGCCGGTGCTGTTGGAGCGGGCCCGGCACAACGCCGCCGCCGAGGTGGAGATTCTGGAGGCCCTCGACGTCTTCCCCTCCACGCTGCCGACCCGCCGCGAGTCCACGTACGCCGGCTGGGTGTCGATCTCGGTGGGATGCAACAACACCTGCACGTTCTGCATCGTGCCGGCGCTGCGCGGCAAGGAGAAGGACCGGCGCCCCGGCGACATCCTCTCCGAGGTACGCGCCCTGGTCGACGAGGGCGTGCTGGAGGTGACCCTGCTCGGGCAGAACGTCAACTCGTACGGTGTCGAGTTCGGTGACCGGTACGCGTTCGGCAAGCTGCTGCGGGCGTGTGGCGACATCGACGGGTTGGAGCGCGTGCGGTTCACCAGCCCGCACCCGAAGGACTTCACCGATGACGTGATCGCGGCGATGGCTGAGACGCCGAACGTCTGCCACTCGCTGCACATGCCGTTGCAGTCCGGCTCCGACGACGTGCTCCGGGCGATGCGCCGGTCCTACCGTTCCGAGCGCTACCTGGGGATCATCGAGAAGGTCCGCGCGGCGATGCCGGACGCGGCCATCACCACCGACATCATCGTCGGTTTCCCCGGCGAGACCGAGGCCGATTTCCAGCGCACCCTGGACGTGGTCCGGGAGGCCCGGTTCTCCTCGGCCTTCACCTTCCAGTACTCGAAGCGGCCCGGCACCCCCGCCGCGACCATGGACGACCAACTGCCCAAGCAGGTCGTGCAGGAGCGTTACGAGCGGCTGGTCGCGGCCGTCGAGGAGATCACCTGGGCGGAGAACAAGCGCCTCGTCGGGGAGACCGTCGAGGTGCTGGTCGCGGTCGGCGAGGGCCGTAAGGACGAGCGGACCGGCCGGATGTCGGGTCGGGCCCGGGACGGTCGACTGGTGCACTTCGCCACCGAGACCGCCGACGGGGAGTCCCTCGCCGGGCAGATCCGGCCGGGCGACATCGTGCACACCACCATCACGTACGCCGCGCCGCACCACCTGAACGCCGACGGAGCACCGGTGGCGCACCGGCGCACCCGGGCCGGCGACGCGGCCGAGGCGGGTCGCTCCCCGCGTACCCCCGGGGTGTTGCTGGGTCTGCCGACGATCGGCGCACCGCCGGTCGCGCCGGCCCCCGCCGCCGGCTGCGCCGCGCACTGA
- a CDS encoding cellulose binding domain-containing protein — MRTGRRRMTLIATTAAATATLVSAGLLTSVSAQAAAGCQVAYSVASQWPGGFTGNVTVTNLGDPVSGWTLRWSYGAGQQVSQAWGATVAQSGSQVSATNVDYNGTLTTNGSTTFGFNASWNNSSNPAPSSFTLNNVACTGSTTPTTPPSTTPPPSSTPPPTNQEPSTLVGWATQNGGTTGGGNAGTTTVSNASGLTSALNATGAAVIRVTGTITCSGMLRVRSNKTIIGNYGATIVGCGFNINGDRNVIIRNLTFRNWNDDAINVQESATNIWIDHNSFSNGYDGAVDIKRGSDFITVSWNRVFSHDKTMLLGHSDDNAGQDVGHLRVSYHHNWFDGSNQRNPRVRFGNPVHVYNNYYRANGGYGVASTENAGVLVEGNYFENVDDPYHRGEGDSGPGSLVARNNHFVNSPTGQAGGSVASIPYSYQLDTASNVKSIVTAGAGAGKITV; from the coding sequence ATGCGCACAGGACGGCGTCGAATGACGCTGATCGCCACCACCGCCGCAGCCACCGCGACCCTGGTCTCCGCCGGGCTACTGACCTCCGTGTCCGCCCAGGCGGCCGCCGGCTGCCAGGTGGCCTACTCGGTCGCCAGCCAGTGGCCGGGCGGATTCACCGGCAACGTCACCGTCACCAACCTCGGCGACCCGGTCTCCGGGTGGACGCTGCGCTGGTCGTACGGGGCCGGCCAGCAGGTCAGCCAGGCGTGGGGCGCCACCGTCGCACAGAGCGGCAGCCAGGTCTCCGCGACCAACGTCGACTACAACGGCACCCTGACGACCAACGGCAGCACCACGTTCGGCTTCAACGCCAGCTGGAACAACTCCAGCAACCCGGCTCCGAGCAGCTTCACCCTGAACAACGTCGCCTGCACCGGCAGCACCACACCGACCACCCCGCCGTCGACCACCCCGCCACCGTCGAGCACTCCCCCACCCACCAACCAGGAGCCGTCGACGCTGGTCGGCTGGGCCACCCAGAACGGCGGCACCACCGGCGGCGGCAACGCCGGCACCACCACCGTCAGCAACGCCTCGGGCCTGACCAGCGCGCTGAACGCCACCGGTGCCGCGGTGATCCGGGTGACCGGGACCATCACCTGCTCGGGGATGCTGCGGGTCCGGTCCAACAAGACCATCATCGGTAACTACGGGGCGACGATCGTCGGCTGCGGGTTCAACATCAACGGCGACCGCAACGTGATCATCCGCAATCTGACCTTCCGCAACTGGAACGACGACGCGATCAACGTGCAGGAGTCGGCCACCAACATCTGGATCGACCACAACAGCTTCAGCAACGGGTACGACGGCGCCGTCGACATCAAGCGCGGCTCGGACTTCATCACCGTCTCGTGGAACCGGGTCTTCAGCCACGACAAGACCATGCTGCTCGGCCACAGCGACGACAACGCCGGCCAGGACGTCGGCCACCTACGGGTCAGCTACCACCACAACTGGTTCGACGGCAGCAACCAACGCAACCCCCGGGTGCGCTTCGGCAACCCGGTGCACGTGTACAACAACTACTACCGGGCCAACGGCGGCTACGGCGTCGCGTCCACCGAGAACGCCGGCGTGCTCGTCGAGGGCAACTACTTCGAGAACGTCGACGACCCGTACCACCGCGGTGAGGGCGACTCGGGGCCGGGCAGCCTGGTCGCCCGCAACAACCACTTCGTCAACTCGCCCACCGGCCAGGCCGGCGGCAGCGTGGCCAGCATCCCGTACTCCTACCAGCTGGACACCGCGAGCAACGTCAAGTCCATCGTCACGGCCGGGGCCGGCGCCGGCAAGATCACCGTCTGA
- a CDS encoding cellulase family glycosylhydrolase yields the protein MFRPKALGGALTALATVAAGVCLAATVSTGPAVAAGTGTGYLHTSGNQIVDSTGATVRLTGINWFGMETDNKTFHGLWSSNPWRGQLDTMARLGYNTLRVPYSNDALKPGATATGINDFVNPDLIGLSPLQILDKVIDYAGSKGMRIILDRHRPTSAGQSPLWYTSTVSEATWINDWKMLAQRYAGNPTVIGADLHNEPHAEGTNPAATGACWGCGDTTRDWRLAAERAGNAILGVQPNWLIFVEGVSCPSGGLSNVWDNDPSNDEDCGWWGGNLSKAGEFPVRLNVANRLVYSPHEYATSVYRQTWFDAPDYPANMPAIWDKYFGYLYKQNIAPIMMGEFGSTLVDPKDKVWLERLMAYTGTGVTGMSFTYWSWNPNSGDTGGIALDDWTTINTAKQAILQPYLIAPSGGGTSGPPTGGPTDPPTGACTATYRQVNAWQGGFQGELTVKNTGSGAVNPWSVTWSWPSGVTLGSGWNATVTQSGTTVTAVAPGHAPSLPAGGSVTVGFTANGTASAPGTVKLNGTSC from the coding sequence ATGTTCCGTCCGAAAGCTCTCGGCGGCGCGCTCACCGCGCTCGCCACCGTCGCGGCCGGCGTGTGCCTCGCCGCCACCGTCAGCACCGGCCCGGCCGTTGCCGCGGGCACCGGTACCGGTTATCTGCACACCAGTGGTAACCAGATCGTGGACAGCACCGGTGCCACGGTCCGGCTGACCGGCATCAACTGGTTCGGCATGGAGACCGACAACAAGACCTTCCACGGGCTGTGGTCGAGCAACCCGTGGCGGGGACAGCTCGACACGATGGCCCGGCTGGGTTACAACACGTTGCGGGTGCCGTACTCGAACGACGCGCTGAAGCCGGGCGCGACCGCGACGGGGATCAACGACTTCGTCAACCCGGACCTGATCGGGCTGTCGCCGTTGCAGATCCTGGACAAGGTGATCGACTATGCCGGCAGCAAGGGCATGCGGATCATCCTGGATCGGCACCGGCCGACGTCGGCCGGGCAGTCGCCGCTCTGGTACACCTCGACGGTTTCCGAGGCGACCTGGATCAACGACTGGAAGATGCTGGCCCAGCGGTACGCGGGCAACCCGACGGTGATCGGCGCCGACCTGCACAACGAGCCGCACGCGGAGGGCACCAACCCGGCGGCCACCGGCGCGTGCTGGGGTTGCGGTGACACCACCCGGGACTGGCGGCTCGCCGCCGAGCGGGCCGGCAACGCCATCCTCGGCGTCCAGCCCAACTGGTTGATCTTCGTGGAGGGGGTGAGCTGCCCCAGCGGTGGTCTCTCCAACGTGTGGGACAACGACCCGAGCAACGACGAGGACTGCGGCTGGTGGGGTGGCAACCTGTCCAAGGCGGGCGAGTTCCCGGTCCGGCTGAACGTGGCGAACCGGCTGGTCTACTCGCCGCACGAGTACGCCACCTCGGTGTACCGGCAGACCTGGTTCGACGCCCCGGACTACCCGGCGAACATGCCGGCCATCTGGGACAAGTACTTCGGTTACCTGTACAAGCAGAACATCGCACCGATCATGATGGGCGAGTTCGGCAGCACCCTGGTCGACCCGAAGGACAAGGTGTGGCTGGAGAGGCTGATGGCCTACACCGGCACGGGGGTGACCGGGATGTCGTTCACCTACTGGTCGTGGAACCCCAACTCGGGTGACACCGGCGGCATCGCGCTGGACGACTGGACCACCATCAACACCGCCAAGCAGGCGATCCTCCAGCCGTACCTGATCGCACCGTCCGGTGGCGGCACCAGCGGGCCGCCGACCGGTGGGCCGACGGACCCGCCGACCGGCGCCTGCACGGCGACCTACCGACAGGTCAATGCCTGGCAGGGCGGCTTCCAGGGCGAGTTGACGGTGAAGAACACGGGCTCGGGCGCGGTGAACCCGTGGTCGGTCACCTGGAGTTGGCCGTCGGGGGTGACGCTGGGCAGTGGCTGGAACGCCACCGTCACGCAGTCCGGCACGACGGTCACCGCGGTCGCTCCGGGGCACGCCCCGTCCCTTCCGGCGGGTGGGTCGGTCACCGTGGGCTTCACCGCCAACGGCACCGCCAGCGCGCCGGGCACCGTGAAACTCAACGGCACCAGCTGCTGA
- a CDS encoding DUF349 domain-containing protein — translation MSDWTAFGRVDADGTVYVKTTEGERVVGSWQAGAPEEGLAHFARRFADLVTEVDLTEARLKSGAADAGHSLSTIRRIRATLPEANVVGDIDALATRLDKLATLAEEKAGEARAARDAARGEALARKTALVEEAEKLAAESTGWKTAGDRLKEILDEWKTIRGVDKKADGELWKRFAAARDGFTRRRGAHFASLDSQRKQAQTVKEELVAEAEKLQDSTDWAATANQLKDLMTQWKAAPRASKEAEQKLWERFRGAQDAFFSRRSEVFSARDNEQRGNLERKQALLAEAEALDIDADPKGAQAKLREIQAQWHEAGRVPREAAAGLERRLRAIDDKVREVMDSAWRRTTKEDNPLLAQMRAQVAEAEDRLARAQSAGDARRIKEAEQALASKRQFLQLAEQAG, via the coding sequence ATGAGCGACTGGACTGCCTTCGGACGGGTGGACGCGGACGGCACCGTGTACGTCAAGACCACCGAGGGCGAGCGGGTGGTCGGATCCTGGCAGGCGGGAGCACCGGAGGAGGGCCTGGCGCACTTCGCGCGTCGCTTCGCCGATCTGGTGACCGAGGTGGACCTGACCGAAGCGCGGCTCAAGTCGGGTGCGGCTGATGCCGGGCACTCGTTGAGCACGATCCGGCGGATCCGTGCCACGCTGCCCGAGGCCAACGTGGTCGGCGACATCGACGCGCTGGCCACCCGCCTGGACAAGCTGGCGACCCTCGCCGAGGAGAAGGCCGGCGAGGCACGCGCCGCCCGGGACGCCGCTCGCGGCGAGGCCCTGGCCCGCAAGACCGCGCTGGTCGAGGAGGCCGAGAAGTTGGCCGCCGAGTCCACCGGCTGGAAGACCGCCGGGGATCGGCTCAAGGAGATCCTCGACGAGTGGAAGACCATTCGTGGGGTCGACAAGAAGGCCGACGGTGAGCTGTGGAAGCGGTTCGCCGCCGCCCGGGACGGCTTCACCCGTCGCCGCGGCGCGCACTTCGCCTCCCTGGACTCGCAGCGCAAGCAGGCGCAGACCGTCAAGGAGGAGCTGGTCGCCGAGGCGGAGAAGCTTCAGGACTCCACCGACTGGGCCGCCACCGCCAACCAGCTCAAGGACCTGATGACCCAGTGGAAGGCCGCTCCGCGCGCCTCGAAGGAGGCCGAGCAGAAGCTCTGGGAGCGGTTCCGGGGGGCCCAGGACGCCTTCTTCAGCCGGCGCAGCGAGGTCTTCTCCGCACGGGACAACGAGCAGCGCGGCAACCTGGAGCGCAAGCAGGCCCTGCTCGCTGAGGCCGAGGCGTTGGACATCGACGCCGACCCGAAGGGCGCCCAGGCCAAGCTGCGGGAGATCCAGGCCCAGTGGCACGAGGCCGGCCGGGTGCCCCGCGAGGCGGCGGCCGGGCTGGAGCGTCGACTGCGCGCCATCGACGACAAGGTCCGCGAGGTGATGGACTCGGCGTGGCGCCGCACCACCAAGGAGGACAACCCGCTGCTCGCCCAGATGCGGGCGCAGGTGGCGGAGGCCGAGGACCGGCTGGCTCGGGCGCAGAGCGCCGGGGATGCGCGCCGGATCAAGGAGGCCGAGCAGGCCCTCGCCTCCAAGCGGCAGTTCCTCCAGCTCGCCGAGCAGGCCGGCTGA